In Streptomyces sp. NBC_00448, the following are encoded in one genomic region:
- a CDS encoding alpha-L-fucosidase, with the protein MERLRLMPMQPWFPDAKLGIFVHYGVYAVDGVPESWAFYDGRVSHEQYLGQLGGFTASRYEPDTWARLFARAGARYAVLTARHHDGVALWDTEQRGLSVARDTPAGRDLIGGYADALRAHGLRVGLYYSHSDWSHPDYPTVRHPSPPAEIPVNDNRFSAPAPGAEDPAAWRRYLAYRNAQVAELTTRYRPDLLWFDGEWERSAEQWGIDALADEILAATPEVVLNSRMLHRGDYATPEQGVPLQAPEGPWELCLTVNDSWGYQPHDHRQKSVGQLVRYLAETVGAGGNLLLDVGPREDGTITPEQIARLEGLGEWVSRHADAVYGTVAGLPPGHHYGPSTLSADRRTLYLTCFDPPRETVSVRGLRNAVRRATVLGTGSELGHHVTGGLHDVPGVLWIDAPAPGDVDPYATVLALELDGELDLYRGTGRD; encoded by the coding sequence TTGGAGCGGTTGCGGCTCATGCCCATGCAGCCCTGGTTCCCCGACGCCAAGCTCGGCATCTTCGTGCACTACGGCGTCTACGCGGTCGACGGCGTCCCCGAGTCATGGGCGTTCTACGACGGCCGGGTCAGCCACGAGCAGTACCTGGGCCAGCTCGGCGGGTTCACCGCGTCGCGGTACGAACCGGATACCTGGGCGCGGCTGTTCGCCCGCGCGGGCGCGCGGTACGCGGTGCTCACCGCCCGCCACCACGACGGTGTCGCGCTGTGGGACACCGAGCAGCGGGGCCTGTCGGTGGCGCGCGACACCCCGGCCGGCCGCGACCTGATCGGCGGATACGCCGACGCGCTGCGCGCGCACGGCCTGCGCGTCGGGCTCTACTACTCGCACTCGGACTGGTCGCACCCGGACTACCCGACCGTCCGCCACCCGTCGCCGCCGGCCGAGATCCCGGTCAACGACAACCGCTTCAGCGCCCCCGCGCCGGGCGCGGAGGACCCCGCCGCGTGGCGCCGCTACCTGGCCTACCGCAACGCGCAGGTAGCGGAGTTGACCACCCGCTACCGCCCCGACCTGCTCTGGTTCGACGGCGAGTGGGAGCGGTCCGCCGAGCAGTGGGGCATCGACGCGCTCGCCGACGAGATCCTCGCGGCCACCCCGGAGGTGGTGCTCAACTCCCGCATGCTGCACCGCGGCGACTACGCCACGCCCGAGCAGGGCGTCCCGCTGCAAGCGCCGGAGGGCCCCTGGGAGTTGTGCCTGACGGTCAACGACTCCTGGGGCTACCAGCCGCACGACCACCGGCAGAAGTCGGTCGGCCAGCTCGTGCGCTACCTCGCCGAGACGGTCGGTGCCGGCGGCAACCTGCTGCTCGACGTCGGCCCGCGTGAGGACGGCACGATCACCCCCGAGCAGATCGCCCGCCTGGAGGGCCTGGGCGAGTGGGTCTCGCGGCACGCGGACGCGGTGTACGGCACGGTGGCCGGACTGCCGCCGGGCCACCACTACGGCCCCAGCACCCTTTCCGCCGACCGCCGGACCCTCTACCTGACCTGTTTCGACCCGCCGCGCGAGACGGTGTCGGTGCGCGGTCTGCGCAACGCGGTGCGCCGGGCCACCGTGCTGGGCACCGGGAGTGAGCTGGGGCACCACGTCACCGGCGGGCTGCACGACGTGCCCGGCGTGCTGTGGATCGACGCTCCCGCGCCGGGCGACGTCGACCCGTACGCGACGGTGCTGGCGCTGGAGTTGGACGGGGAGCTCGACCTGTACCGGGGGACCGGCCGGGACTGA